The following are encoded in a window of Gasterosteus aculeatus chromosome 5, fGasAcu3.hap1.1, whole genome shotgun sequence genomic DNA:
- the LOC144408036 gene encoding uncharacterized protein LOC144408036, with protein sequence MGCSSGRQPPVVHTDLDCGDSSEANTLPQDSENQNQGSNGCADGEGGGGQGSVGRDQGKRPETLATLERLAQATGGTEKSWYRCVFPFGVISLVIGMAGTGVTFTFNTLLQTKVVSVALLCAGVVMLLVAAVCWRAHRLRRRKKKEGGFFAADQATL encoded by the coding sequence aTGGGCTGCTCCTCAGGCCGCCAGCCCCCGGTCGTTCACACGGACCTGGACTGCGGCGACAGCAGCGAGGCTAACACTTTACCCCAGGACTCTGAGAATCAGAACCAGGGTTCGAACGGCTGTGCAGacggcgaaggaggaggagggcaaggAAGCGTTGGAAGAGACCAAGGCAAACGTCCAGAGACTCTCGCCACGCTGGAGAGACTTGCCCAGGCTACGGGCGGGACAGAAAAGTCCTGGTACCGCTGCGTGTTCCCGTTCGGCGTGATATCACTGGTTATCGGAATGGCGGGCACCGGGGTGACGTTCACTTTCAACACGCTTCTCCAGACCAAAGTGGTGTCAGTGGCACTGCTGTGTGCTGGCGTCGTGATGCTGCTGGTGGCAGCGGTTTGCTGGAGGGCCCACAGactcaggaggaggaaaaagaaggaaggaggatTCTTTGCCGCCGATCAGGCCACTTTGTGA